A single genomic interval of Mycolicibacterium holsaticum DSM 44478 = JCM 12374 harbors:
- the steA gene encoding putative cytokinetic ring protein SteA, translated as MKMSALLSRNASSRPGITGTARVDRDIERLLRRITPGDIVVIDALDLDRITADALVEAGVTAVVNASPSISGRYPNLGPEVLVVNGVTLFDNTGDEVFKKVKDGARVRLHEGGVYSGDKLLVQGVERTDHDIHELMHEAKSGLVAHLEAFAGNTIEFIRSESPLLIDGIGIPDIDVDLNRRHVVIVAEDNSAIADLKALKPFIKEYQPVLIGVGSGADVLRKAGYRPQLIVGDPDKMTAEVLRCGAQVVLPADADGHAPGLERIQDLGVGAMTFPAAGSAADLALLLCDHHGASLIVTAGHSASIEEFFDRSRQQSNPSTFLTRLKVGEKLVDAKAVATLYRSRVSGGAIALLVLAMLIAVIVALWVARADAPLLDWVADYWNRFLLWVQGWVT; from the coding sequence ATGAAGATGTCTGCCCTGCTATCTCGTAATGCCAGCTCACGCCCGGGCATCACCGGCACGGCCCGGGTCGATCGCGACATCGAGAGGCTGCTCCGACGAATAACGCCGGGCGACATCGTCGTCATCGACGCGCTGGATCTGGACCGGATCACCGCCGATGCGCTCGTGGAAGCCGGCGTCACCGCGGTCGTCAACGCGTCGCCGTCGATCTCCGGGCGCTACCCCAACCTCGGGCCCGAGGTCCTGGTCGTCAACGGCGTGACGTTGTTCGACAACACCGGCGACGAGGTGTTCAAGAAGGTCAAGGACGGCGCCCGGGTTCGGTTGCACGAGGGCGGGGTGTACTCGGGGGACAAGCTGCTGGTGCAAGGGGTCGAGCGCACCGATCACGACATCCACGAGTTGATGCACGAGGCCAAGAGCGGGTTGGTGGCCCACCTCGAGGCGTTCGCGGGCAACACGATCGAGTTCATCCGCAGCGAGAGCCCGCTGCTCATCGACGGCATCGGCATCCCCGACATCGACGTGGACCTCAACCGCCGGCACGTGGTGATCGTCGCCGAGGACAACAGCGCGATCGCCGACCTCAAGGCGCTCAAACCGTTCATCAAGGAGTACCAACCGGTGCTCATCGGTGTCGGCTCCGGCGCCGACGTGCTGCGCAAGGCCGGGTATCGCCCGCAGCTCATCGTCGGCGACCCCGACAAGATGACCGCCGAGGTGCTGCGCTGCGGTGCGCAGGTGGTCCTTCCCGCCGACGCCGACGGCCACGCGCCCGGGCTGGAACGGATCCAGGACCTGGGCGTGGGCGCGATGACGTTCCCCGCGGCCGGGTCGGCCGCCGATCTGGCGCTGCTGCTGTGCGATCACCACGGCGCCTCGCTGATCGTCACCGCCGGCCACAGCGCGAGCATCGAGGAGTTCTTCGACCGCTCACGTCAGCAGAGCAACCCCTCGACGTTCCTGACCCGGCTCAAGGTGGGGGAGAAGCTCGTCGACGCCAAGGCCGTCGCCACGCTGTACCGCAGCCGGGTTTCCGGCGGAGCGATCGCCCTGCTGGTACTGGCCATGCTGATCGCGGTGATCGTCGCCCTGTGGGTGGCCCGCGCCGACGCCCCCCTGCTGGACTGGGTCGCCGATTACTGGAACCGGTTCCTGCTCTGGGTACAGGGCTGGGTCACCTAG
- a CDS encoding VOC family protein — translation MTGISVRYIVDDVDAAVQFYATALQFEVAMRPAPGFAMLRRDELRLLLNAPGGGGGAGQPLSDGSQPVPGGWNRFQLEVDDLDDAVSKLADAGVPLRADVITGRGGRQALVCDPAGNLVELFEPFR, via the coding sequence ATGACTGGTATAAGTGTTCGTTACATCGTGGACGACGTCGATGCCGCCGTGCAGTTCTACGCCACCGCCCTGCAGTTCGAGGTGGCCATGCGCCCCGCACCCGGGTTCGCCATGCTCCGTCGCGACGAACTGCGGCTCCTGCTGAACGCCCCCGGCGGCGGAGGCGGCGCGGGTCAGCCGCTCAGCGACGGCAGCCAACCGGTTCCCGGTGGCTGGAATCGATTTCAGCTGGAGGTGGACGACCTCGACGACGCCGTGTCCAAGCTCGCCGATGCCGGGGTGCCGCTTCGCGCTGACGTGATCACCGGCCGGGGTGGGCGACAAGCGCTGGTCTGCGACCCCGCCGGAAATCTCGTGGAACTGTTCGAACCGTTCCGGTGA
- a CDS encoding TetR/AcrR family transcriptional regulator has product MSQKSQPDPRVEHSRRTILSAALDEFATVGHAGFRMDSVAARARVGRSTVYRHWRDKQALIADALETLNVQPQPEREAPTGTARERVEILLGHLAGALSDSAVSACIPALVHAAETDPVVREFFHGYSARRRQRLTDTIASGVADGQIPARVDAEAASVALSGALFYRRLATAEPADPRFIADLIDTVLGC; this is encoded by the coding sequence GTGTCCCAGAAAAGTCAGCCCGATCCGCGTGTCGAACACTCACGTCGAACGATTTTGAGTGCCGCCCTGGACGAGTTCGCCACGGTCGGTCACGCGGGCTTCCGGATGGACTCTGTGGCAGCACGCGCGCGGGTGGGCCGCAGCACGGTCTACCGGCACTGGCGAGACAAACAGGCGTTGATCGCCGATGCGCTGGAGACCCTCAACGTCCAACCGCAACCGGAACGTGAAGCACCCACCGGGACCGCACGCGAGCGGGTCGAGATACTGCTCGGTCATCTTGCCGGTGCGCTGAGCGATTCGGCGGTGTCGGCGTGTATACCCGCACTGGTGCACGCCGCCGAAACCGATCCGGTCGTCCGCGAGTTCTTCCACGGGTACTCGGCACGACGACGGCAGCGCCTGACCGACACGATCGCCTCGGGTGTCGCCGACGGCCAGATCCCGGCGCGCGTCGATGCGGAGGCCGCGTCTGTGGCGCTTTCGGGCGCGTTGTTCTACCGCAGGCTGGCGACCGCGGAACCAGCCGATCCCCGGTTCATCGCCGATCTGATCGACACGGTGCTGGGCTGCTAG
- the recN gene encoding DNA repair protein RecN: MLSEIRIEALGAISTATAEFDRGLTVLTGETGTGKTMVVTGLHLLGGGRADATRVRTGANRAVVEGRFTTTELGDGVAAVVDEILDSSGAERDDDGSVIAARSVSRDGPSRAYLGGRSVPAKSLSSFTTEVLTLHGQNDQLRLMRPDEQRAALDRFADVETPLKRYRTVRDDWLAARRDLVERTQRAREMAQEADRLKFGLDEIEAVAPQPGEDETLVEDIRRLSELDALREAAQSARAALSGAPDDDPAQDASSAADGVGQAKSGLEGTDDPALRALADRLGEALTTITDVTSELGGFLSELPSDASTLETKLTRQGELRTLTRKYAADIDGVLQWAREARDRLVQLDVSEEALAELGRRVGELQTRVVAAAGDLTKARTKAAKGLSKAVTAELSGLAMAGAQFTVSVAPLPARADDTAPLTLLSGEAVHAGQDGVDAVEFGFAAHRGTDLLPLNKSASGGELSRVMLALEVVLAASAEGTTMVFDEVDAGVGGRAAVQIGRRLARLARTHQVIVVTHLPQVAAYADVHLVVDSGNGRSKASVVRRLDDEDRVAELARMLAGLGESDSGRAHARELLDAAQSDAND, from the coding sequence GTGCTATCCGAGATCCGAATCGAGGCACTGGGCGCCATCAGCACCGCGACCGCCGAGTTCGACCGCGGGCTCACGGTGCTGACCGGCGAGACCGGCACCGGTAAGACGATGGTGGTCACCGGCCTGCACCTGCTCGGCGGCGGCCGCGCCGACGCCACCCGCGTCCGCACCGGGGCCAACCGGGCGGTCGTCGAAGGTCGGTTCACCACAACCGAACTGGGCGACGGTGTGGCCGCGGTCGTCGACGAGATCCTGGATTCCTCGGGTGCCGAACGTGACGACGACGGCAGCGTCATCGCCGCCCGCTCGGTCAGCCGGGACGGGCCGTCGCGCGCCTATCTCGGCGGGCGAAGCGTGCCTGCGAAGTCGCTGAGCAGCTTCACCACCGAAGTGCTGACCCTGCACGGCCAGAACGACCAGCTGCGCCTGATGCGGCCCGACGAGCAGCGCGCGGCACTGGATCGCTTCGCCGACGTCGAAACCCCGCTCAAGCGTTACCGCACGGTGCGCGACGACTGGCTGGCGGCGCGCCGTGACCTCGTGGAGCGCACCCAGCGGGCGCGGGAAATGGCGCAGGAAGCCGACCGGCTGAAGTTCGGCCTCGACGAAATCGAGGCTGTCGCACCGCAACCCGGCGAGGACGAGACGCTGGTCGAGGACATCAGGCGGCTGTCCGAGTTGGACGCGCTGCGCGAAGCCGCCCAGAGTGCTCGCGCCGCGCTGTCGGGTGCGCCCGACGACGATCCGGCACAGGACGCCTCGTCGGCCGCCGACGGCGTCGGGCAGGCCAAATCCGGGTTGGAAGGCACCGACGACCCCGCGCTGCGCGCCCTGGCCGACCGGCTCGGCGAAGCCCTCACCACCATCACCGACGTCACCTCAGAACTCGGCGGCTTCCTGTCCGAATTACCAAGCGATGCCAGCACATTGGAAACCAAGCTGACCCGGCAGGGCGAACTGCGCACGCTGACCCGTAAGTACGCCGCCGACATTGATGGTGTGCTGCAGTGGGCCCGCGAGGCCCGCGACCGCCTCGTGCAGCTCGACGTCTCCGAGGAGGCGCTGGCCGAACTGGGCCGCCGTGTCGGGGAGCTGCAGACCAGGGTCGTCGCCGCCGCCGGTGATCTCACCAAGGCGCGGACCAAGGCGGCCAAGGGGCTGTCCAAGGCCGTCACCGCCGAACTGTCGGGTCTGGCGATGGCGGGCGCCCAGTTCACGGTGTCGGTGGCCCCGCTGCCGGCACGGGCCGACGACACCGCGCCGCTGACCCTGCTGTCGGGCGAGGCGGTGCATGCCGGACAGGACGGTGTCGACGCCGTCGAGTTCGGGTTCGCCGCGCACCGCGGCACCGATCTGCTGCCGCTGAACAAGAGCGCCTCCGGCGGCGAACTCTCCCGCGTGATGCTGGCGCTGGAAGTCGTGCTGGCCGCCTCCGCGGAGGGCACCACGATGGTTTTCGACGAGGTCGACGCGGGCGTGGGCGGCCGCGCCGCGGTGCAGATCGGACGCCGGCTGGCCCGGCTGGCGCGCACGCACCAGGTCATCGTCGTCACCCATCTACCGCAGGTCGCCGCCTACGCCGACGTCCACCTCGTGGTCGACAGCGGCAACGGCCGCAGCAAGGCCAGCGTGGTGCGCCGCCTCGACGACGAGGACCGGGTGGCCGAACTGGCCCGCATGCTGGCCGGGCTGGGGGAGTCCGACAGTGGTCGCGCGCACGCCCGCGAACTGCTCGACGCCGCGCAAAGCGACGCGAACGACTAG
- a CDS encoding NAD kinase, giving the protein MTDRAVLLVAHAGREDITDVARRVHKILGDNGIGLRVLSAEAVDRGPVPDDMGALGIGIEVVDADERAAEGCELVLVLGGDGTFLRGAELARNVEIPVLGVNLGRIGFLAEAEADSIDNVLERIIKRDYRVQERMTLDVVVRAEGRIVHRGWALNEASVEKGPRLGVLGAVLEVDGRPVSSFGCDGVLVATPTGSTAWAFSAGGPIVWPDLEAILVVPNNAHALFARPMVTSPDAAIAIEIEGDGHDALVFCDGRREMVVPAGGRVEVTRCGTPVKWVRLDSAPFTDRLVRKFRLPVTGWRGQ; this is encoded by the coding sequence ATGACCGACCGCGCGGTTCTCCTCGTGGCACACGCCGGCCGCGAGGACATCACCGACGTCGCCCGCCGCGTACATAAAATCCTCGGCGACAACGGAATCGGGCTGCGCGTGCTGTCAGCGGAGGCGGTCGATCGCGGGCCGGTGCCCGACGACATGGGTGCGCTGGGCATCGGCATCGAAGTGGTGGACGCCGACGAACGGGCCGCCGAAGGTTGCGAGCTGGTGCTGGTACTCGGCGGCGACGGCACCTTCCTGCGCGGTGCCGAGCTGGCCCGCAACGTCGAGATCCCGGTGCTGGGCGTCAATCTGGGCCGCATCGGATTCCTCGCCGAGGCCGAGGCCGACTCCATCGACAACGTCCTGGAGCGCATCATCAAGCGGGACTACCGCGTGCAAGAACGCATGACCCTCGACGTCGTCGTGCGCGCCGAGGGCAGGATCGTGCACCGCGGCTGGGCCCTCAACGAGGCCAGCGTGGAAAAAGGGCCGCGGCTCGGGGTGCTCGGCGCGGTGCTCGAGGTCGACGGGCGCCCGGTGTCGTCCTTCGGCTGTGACGGCGTGTTGGTCGCGACGCCGACCGGATCCACGGCGTGGGCGTTCTCCGCGGGCGGGCCGATCGTGTGGCCGGACCTGGAGGCAATCCTGGTGGTGCCCAACAACGCTCACGCGCTGTTCGCACGGCCGATGGTCACCAGCCCCGACGCCGCGATCGCGATCGAGATCGAGGGTGACGGGCACGATGCGCTGGTGTTCTGCGACGGCCGCCGCGAAATGGTCGTGCCCGCCGGTGGCCGTGTCGAGGTCACCCGCTGCGGCACCCCGGTGAAGTGGGTCCGCCTCGACAGCGCGCCGTTCACCGATCGTCTGGTGCGCAAGTTCCGGTTGCCGGTCACGGGGTGGCGCGGACAGTAG
- a CDS encoding TlyA family RNA methyltransferase: MTRRARVDAELVRRGLARSRQQAAELIGAGRVSIDGMPAAKPATAVAVTATLTVEADERSWVSRGAHKLIGALDAFALTVDGRRCLDAGASTGGFTEVLLDRGARQVVAVDVGYGQLAWSLRRDPRVTVMERTNVRELTAEAIGGTVDLVVADLSFISLSTVLPALTSCATPDADIVPMVKPQFEVGKDRVGAGGVVSDPQLRADAVLAVARRAAELAWHTVAVTASPLPGPSGNVEYFLHLRARTDRALQGEALERAVSHAITEGPQ, from the coding sequence GTGACGCGGCGGGCGCGTGTTGACGCCGAGCTGGTACGACGTGGGCTGGCCCGCTCCCGCCAGCAGGCGGCCGAGCTGATCGGGGCCGGGCGGGTCAGCATCGACGGGATGCCGGCCGCAAAACCGGCCACCGCCGTCGCCGTCACCGCCACCCTCACCGTCGAAGCCGACGAACGCAGCTGGGTCTCGCGCGGCGCCCACAAACTGATCGGGGCGTTGGACGCCTTCGCGCTGACCGTCGATGGCCGGCGGTGCCTGGACGCCGGGGCCTCCACCGGCGGGTTCACCGAGGTCCTGCTCGACAGGGGCGCCCGCCAAGTGGTGGCCGTCGACGTCGGCTACGGCCAGCTGGCCTGGTCGCTGCGCCGCGATCCGCGCGTGACGGTGATGGAACGCACCAACGTGCGGGAGTTGACCGCCGAGGCCATCGGCGGCACCGTCGATCTGGTGGTGGCCGACCTGTCGTTCATCTCCCTGTCCACGGTGCTGCCTGCGCTGACGTCGTGTGCGACGCCCGACGCGGATATCGTTCCGATGGTGAAGCCGCAGTTCGAGGTCGGCAAAGACCGTGTCGGCGCGGGCGGAGTGGTCTCCGACCCGCAGCTGCGCGCCGACGCGGTGCTCGCCGTCGCGCGCCGCGCAGCCGAGCTGGCGTGGCACACCGTCGCCGTCACCGCCAGCCCGTTGCCCGGGCCGTCCGGAAACGTCGAATACTTCCTGCATCTGCGAGCCCGCACCGACCGCGCCCTGCAGGGCGAAGCGCTCGAACGTGCGGTGTCGCACGCGATCACGGAGGGTCCCCAATGA
- a CDS encoding HAD-IIA family hydrolase encodes MSVLVQEHDCLLLDLDGTVFRGHEPTSGAVETLATVNTRTLYVTNNASREPAEVAQHLDALGFAATPDDVVTSAQSAANLLGDQLSPGAVVLVVGTDALAAEVRRVGLKPVRQWSDDPVAVVQGHSPQTGWPELAEAALAIRSGALWVAANVDLTLPSERGLLPGNGSMVAALRAATGAEPQVAGKPQPTIFADALARGDFRTPLVVGDRLDTDIAGANAARLPSLMVLSGVSTADEVVRAAATERPDYLAADLRSLYARADALRIDTHPAWRVDVDAAAVVVHSTGRDPVDALSVVRATASAVWTADLDGGAVTVTAGDEVARQALQRWSLLTAPHRLA; translated from the coding sequence GTGAGCGTACTTGTCCAGGAACACGATTGCCTGCTGCTCGATCTGGACGGCACGGTTTTCCGTGGGCACGAGCCGACGAGCGGCGCCGTCGAGACCCTCGCGACGGTGAACACCCGCACCCTTTACGTGACCAACAACGCATCGCGCGAGCCGGCCGAGGTCGCTCAACATCTCGATGCGCTGGGTTTCGCGGCGACACCCGACGATGTGGTGACCAGTGCGCAAAGCGCGGCGAACCTGCTCGGGGACCAGTTGAGCCCTGGCGCAGTGGTTCTCGTCGTCGGCACCGACGCGTTGGCCGCCGAGGTGCGCCGGGTCGGTTTGAAACCGGTTCGGCAGTGGTCGGACGACCCGGTCGCGGTGGTGCAGGGACATTCGCCCCAGACCGGTTGGCCGGAGTTGGCCGAAGCGGCGCTGGCCATCCGCAGCGGCGCGCTGTGGGTGGCCGCCAACGTCGATCTGACCCTGCCGTCCGAGCGGGGGCTGCTGCCGGGTAACGGGTCGATGGTGGCGGCGTTGCGCGCGGCGACAGGTGCCGAACCACAGGTGGCCGGAAAGCCGCAACCCACGATCTTCGCCGATGCGTTGGCACGCGGTGACTTTCGCACCCCGCTGGTGGTCGGCGACCGCCTCGACACCGATATCGCAGGCGCGAACGCGGCCCGGCTGCCCAGCCTCATGGTGCTCAGCGGCGTCAGCACCGCCGACGAAGTGGTGCGCGCGGCAGCAACGGAGCGACCCGACTACCTGGCCGCCGACCTGCGTTCGCTGTACGCCCGCGCGGACGCGCTGCGCATCGACACGCACCCGGCGTGGCGGGTCGACGTCGACGCCGCCGCGGTGGTGGTTCACTCCACCGGACGCGATCCCGTCGATGCGCTGTCGGTGGTCAGGGCCACCGCCAGCGCCGTGTGGACCGCCGATCTGGACGGCGGCGCCGTCACGGTGACCGCCGGCGACGAGGTGGCACGGCAGGCGCTGCAGCGGTGGTCCCTGCTCACCGCGCCGCATCGACTAGCGTGA
- a CDS encoding tetratricopeptide repeat protein codes for MGQDRQGGSGGRRRGLSGHPAPRSSGPDRARRSQPKPDREPPRDAGPPIPEGIEAKQLSPEIRGELTTLDRPTADLVARHLVAAGENLPDDPQAALAHAKAAKTRAGRIAAVREAVGIAAYHCGDWAQALAELRAARRMGSRSTLLPLIADCERGVGRPERAIELARSEEAAQLTGDDADELRIVVAGARSDLGQHEQALALLSSPQLDPKRTGQTAARLFYVYAETLLALGRESEALQWFINAAAADVDGATDAEERITELS; via the coding sequence GTGGGTCAGGACAGGCAGGGCGGCAGCGGCGGGCGCCGTCGAGGACTTTCGGGACATCCGGCACCGCGCTCGTCGGGTCCCGACCGGGCCCGTCGTTCGCAGCCAAAACCCGATCGCGAACCGCCACGCGACGCCGGCCCACCGATTCCCGAGGGCATCGAGGCCAAACAGCTGTCCCCCGAAATCCGCGGTGAGCTCACCACTTTGGACCGTCCCACCGCCGATCTGGTGGCCCGGCACCTCGTGGCGGCCGGCGAGAATCTGCCCGACGATCCGCAGGCGGCGCTTGCCCACGCCAAGGCCGCCAAGACCAGGGCCGGCCGAATCGCTGCCGTACGGGAAGCCGTCGGTATCGCCGCATACCACTGTGGCGACTGGGCGCAGGCGCTCGCCGAACTTCGGGCGGCCAGGCGGATGGGAAGCCGATCCACGCTGCTGCCGCTGATCGCGGACTGCGAACGCGGCGTCGGCCGTCCCGAACGTGCCATCGAACTGGCCCGCAGCGAGGAAGCCGCGCAGCTGACCGGCGACGACGCCGACGAACTGCGCATCGTGGTGGCCGGCGCACGCTCTGATCTCGGGCAGCACGAACAAGCGCTGGCGCTGCTGTCGTCGCCGCAACTGGACCCCAAGCGCACCGGCCAAACCGCGGCCCGGCTGTTCTACGTGTACGCCGAGACCCTGCTCGCGCTCGGCCGTGAAAGCGAAGCGCTGCAGTGGTTCATCAACGCCGCGGCCGCCGACGTCGACGGTGCCACCGACGCCGAAGAGCGCATCACGGAGCTCAGCTGA